In Curtobacterium sp. TC1, the following proteins share a genomic window:
- the era gene encoding GTPase Era has protein sequence MTDSDSTPTASGTPYRAGFVSFVGRPNVGKSTLTNALVGQKVAITSSKPQTTRRAIRGIVHRPDGQVIIVDTPGVHRPRTLLGERLNDLVQSTLGDVDVIGFCVPANEPIGPGDRFINDTLDQYPRAKKVAIVTKIDRTSKDKVGEQLLAVSRLRDWDSIIPTSGTKGLQLEDLLGEITSLLPESPQLYDSSAVTEETDEERISELIREAALEGVRDELPHSLAVVIEDIVEPDEDDDADGPLRIFANLFVERDSQKAIVIGHKGERLKDVGSRARVEIESLLGGRHVYLNIRVKVAKEWQRDPKQLGRLGF, from the coding sequence ATGACCGACTCCGACTCCACCCCCACCGCCTCGGGCACGCCGTACCGTGCGGGCTTCGTCTCGTTCGTCGGGCGCCCGAACGTCGGCAAGTCGACGTTGACGAACGCGCTGGTGGGCCAGAAGGTCGCGATCACCTCGTCGAAGCCGCAGACCACCCGGCGTGCGATCCGCGGCATCGTGCACCGTCCCGACGGCCAGGTCATCATCGTCGACACCCCGGGCGTGCACCGTCCGCGCACCCTGCTCGGCGAGCGGCTCAACGACCTCGTGCAGTCCACGCTCGGCGACGTCGACGTCATCGGGTTCTGCGTCCCCGCCAACGAGCCGATCGGCCCGGGCGACCGCTTCATCAACGACACCCTCGACCAGTACCCGCGGGCCAAGAAGGTCGCGATCGTCACGAAGATCGACCGCACCTCGAAGGACAAGGTCGGGGAGCAGCTGCTGGCCGTCTCGAGGCTCCGTGACTGGGACTCGATCATCCCGACGTCGGGCACGAAGGGCCTGCAGCTCGAGGACCTCCTCGGCGAGATCACCTCGCTGCTGCCGGAGTCGCCCCAGCTCTACGACTCGTCCGCCGTGACCGAGGAGACCGACGAGGAACGCATCAGCGAACTCATCCGCGAAGCCGCGCTCGAGGGCGTCCGCGACGAACTGCCGCACTCGCTCGCGGTCGTGATCGAGGACATCGTCGAGCCCGACGAGGACGACGACGCCGACGGTCCGCTGCGCATCTTCGCGAACCTGTTCGTCGAGCGCGACAGCCAGAAGGCGATCGTCATCGGCCACAAGGGCGAGCGCCTGAAGGACGTCGGCTCCCGTGCCCGCGTCGAGATCGAGTCGCTGCTCGGCGGTCGGCACGTGTACCTCAACATCCGCGTGAAGGTCGCCAAGGAGTGGCAACGTGACCCGAAGCAGCTCGGACGCCTCGGGTTCTGA
- the ybeY gene encoding rRNA maturation RNase YbeY, translating to MSIELNNESGVEVDEAAIQRLAAFALDAMHVHADAELAIVLVDEGAMEQLHVRWMDEPGPTDVLSFPMDELRPGTEDDPTPAGLLGDIVLCPQVAEEQAKTAGHSSTDEMLLLTCHGILHLLGFDHAEPDEKAEMFGLQGEILTAFAAQRRGR from the coding sequence GTGAGCATCGAGCTCAACAACGAGTCCGGGGTCGAGGTGGACGAGGCAGCGATCCAGCGCCTCGCCGCCTTCGCCCTCGATGCGATGCACGTGCACGCGGACGCCGAACTCGCCATCGTCCTGGTCGACGAGGGCGCGATGGAGCAGCTGCACGTGCGGTGGATGGACGAGCCCGGCCCGACCGACGTCCTGAGCTTCCCGATGGACGAACTCCGACCGGGTACCGAGGACGACCCCACGCCCGCCGGACTGCTCGGCGACATCGTGCTCTGCCCGCAGGTGGCCGAGGAACAGGCGAAGACCGCCGGGCACTCGAGCACCGACGAGATGCTGCTGCTCACCTGCCACGGCATCCTGCACCTGCTCGGGTTCGACCACGCCGAGCCGGACGAGAAGGCCGAGATGTTCGGGCTGCAGGGCGAGATCCTGACGGCCTTCGCGGCCCAGCGCCGGGGTCGGTAG
- the dnaJ gene encoding molecular chaperone DnaJ → MADHYDVLGVQRDASDADIKKAYRRLARELHPDVNPAPEAAERFKDVTHAYDVLSDPEQRRRYDAGPQADSPFGGGAGGFSDIFDAFFGGGGGGGGRGSGPRSRAERGQDALLRIDVDLDEVVFGTHKDVEVDTAVLCETCHGSCCAPGTSPRTCDICGGSGSIQRQVRSLLGNVVTSAPCGTCRGYGTVIPSPCPTCQGQGRVRARRTVPVDVPAGVDSGLRLQMPGQGEVGPAGGPSGDLYLEIRVRHDDVFSRDGDDLLATLEVAMTDAVLGTTTTIDGLDGPVELEIRPGVQSADVLVIKDRGITKLRGSGRGDLRVGVQVVTPTKLSHKERQLVEQLAKSHKASAPQLARFQQGMFGKLRDRFFNF, encoded by the coding sequence GTGGCAGACCACTACGACGTCCTCGGCGTCCAGCGAGACGCCTCCGATGCCGACATCAAGAAGGCCTACCGCCGCCTGGCGCGTGAGCTCCACCCGGACGTGAACCCGGCCCCCGAGGCCGCCGAGCGGTTCAAGGACGTCACGCACGCGTACGACGTCCTGAGCGACCCCGAGCAGCGGCGCCGGTACGACGCCGGGCCACAGGCCGACAGCCCCTTCGGTGGCGGCGCCGGCGGGTTCAGCGACATCTTCGACGCCTTCTTCGGCGGCGGCGGTGGCGGCGGTGGCCGGGGCAGCGGTCCGCGCAGCCGTGCCGAGCGGGGGCAGGACGCCCTGCTCCGCATCGACGTCGACCTCGACGAGGTCGTCTTCGGGACCCACAAGGACGTCGAGGTCGACACCGCCGTCCTCTGCGAGACCTGTCACGGATCGTGCTGCGCACCGGGCACGAGCCCGCGCACCTGCGACATCTGCGGCGGCTCCGGCAGCATCCAGCGCCAGGTCCGCTCGCTCCTGGGCAACGTCGTGACGAGCGCCCCGTGCGGCACCTGCCGCGGGTACGGCACCGTCATCCCGAGCCCCTGCCCGACCTGCCAGGGTCAGGGCCGCGTCCGTGCCCGTCGCACGGTTCCGGTCGACGTCCCGGCCGGCGTCGACTCGGGCCTGCGCCTGCAGATGCCCGGCCAGGGCGAGGTCGGCCCCGCCGGCGGCCCCTCCGGCGACCTGTACCTGGAGATCCGGGTGCGGCACGACGACGTCTTCAGCCGCGACGGCGACGACCTGCTCGCCACGCTCGAGGTCGCGATGACCGACGCCGTGCTCGGCACCACCACGACGATCGACGGACTCGACGGGCCCGTCGAGCTCGAGATCCGTCCCGGGGTGCAGAGCGCCGACGTCCTGGTCATCAAGGACCGCGGCATCACGAAGCTGCGCGGGAGCGGCCGCGGCGACCTCCGGGTCGGCGTGCAGGTCGTCACCCCGACGAAGCTGTCGCACAAGGAGCGGCAGCTGGTCGAGCAGCTCGCGAAGTCGCACAAGGCCTCGGCGCCGCAGCTCGCCCGGTTCCAGCAGGGCATGTTCGGCAAGCTCCGCGACCGCTTCTTCAACTTCTGA
- the hemW gene encoding radical SAM family heme chaperone HemW: MPSALPIADPAPADGLITPWAAAGSDGAPAAGDVPFGLYVHVPFCRVRCGYCDFNTYTASELRGVRRDDYAGHAVREIEWAATVLDRSGVPRRPVSTVFFGGGTPTMLPASDLAMILRAIDDTWGILPGAEVTTEANPDSVDASSLQTLREGGFNRISYGMQSAVPHVLATLDRTHDPLRVPVVVDLAKQQGLDVSLDLIYSTPGESLADWRTSLDAAIACEPDHVSAYSLIVEDGTAMGRMVARGELPAPDDDLAADMYELADQVLGDAGYSWYEVSNWARGDTHASRHNLSYWKGHDWWGVGPGAHSAVAGTRWWNVKHPAAYANRVLSGDSPAAGREVIDDETRYVERLLLAARVRGELATSEIRQEARGRVAGLIARGLVDGSAAVRGRIDLTLQGRLLADAVVRELLD; this comes from the coding sequence ATGCCGAGTGCTCTCCCGATCGCCGATCCAGCCCCCGCGGACGGCCTGATCACGCCGTGGGCGGCGGCGGGGTCCGACGGTGCTCCCGCTGCCGGCGACGTCCCCTTCGGCCTGTACGTGCACGTGCCGTTCTGCCGGGTGCGCTGCGGCTACTGCGACTTCAACACCTACACGGCGTCCGAGCTCCGCGGCGTCCGTCGCGACGACTACGCCGGGCACGCCGTGCGGGAGATCGAGTGGGCCGCGACCGTGCTCGACCGCTCCGGTGTGCCGCGTCGGCCGGTGTCGACGGTCTTCTTCGGCGGCGGGACCCCGACCATGTTGCCGGCGTCCGACCTGGCGATGATCCTGCGGGCCATCGACGACACGTGGGGGATCCTGCCCGGCGCCGAGGTCACGACCGAGGCGAACCCGGACTCGGTCGACGCGTCGTCGTTGCAGACCCTGCGCGAGGGCGGCTTCAACCGGATCAGCTACGGCATGCAGTCCGCCGTTCCGCACGTGCTCGCGACGCTGGACCGCACCCACGACCCGCTGCGCGTGCCCGTCGTCGTCGACCTCGCGAAGCAGCAGGGCCTCGACGTCTCGCTCGACCTCATCTACTCGACGCCGGGGGAGTCCCTCGCCGACTGGCGGACCTCGCTCGACGCCGCGATCGCCTGCGAGCCCGACCACGTGTCGGCGTACTCGCTCATCGTCGAGGACGGCACCGCGATGGGCCGCATGGTCGCCCGCGGCGAGCTCCCCGCCCCCGACGACGACCTGGCCGCCGACATGTACGAGCTCGCCGACCAGGTGCTCGGCGACGCCGGGTACTCCTGGTACGAGGTGTCGAACTGGGCACGCGGCGACACGCACGCGAGTCGCCACAACCTGTCGTACTGGAAGGGCCACGACTGGTGGGGCGTCGGCCCCGGCGCCCACTCCGCCGTCGCCGGCACGCGGTGGTGGAACGTGAAGCACCCGGCCGCGTACGCGAACCGGGTGCTGTCCGGCGACTCGCCGGCCGCCGGGCGCGAGGTCATCGACGACGAGACCCGGTACGTCGAGCGGCTGCTCCTCGCCGCCCGCGTCCGCGGGGAGCTCGCGACGAGCGAGATCCGTCAGGAGGCCCGTGGCCGGGTCGCGGGGCTCATCGCACGGGGTCTCGTGGACGGGTCGGCCGCGGTGCGGGGACGCATCGACCTGACCCTGCAGGGTCGCCTGCTCGCCGACGCGGTGGTGCGGGAGCTGCTCGACTGA
- a CDS encoding DUF4870 domain-containing protein encodes MTYGQQPGGPQNPNGPQYPSGYTPPQPMSPEDQRLWATLTHIGGIFFSFVAPLVAYLVLRDRGGFIREHTRVALNFHITVAIAYVACGILTVVFIGALLLPIVAVLTIVFGILAAVAANQGQFYRYPLSIEFIKQ; translated from the coding sequence ATGACCTACGGACAGCAGCCCGGTGGCCCGCAGAACCCGAACGGACCCCAGTACCCGAGCGGGTACACCCCGCCGCAGCCGATGAGCCCGGAGGACCAGCGCCTCTGGGCAACGCTCACGCACATCGGCGGGATCTTCTTCAGCTTCGTCGCCCCGCTCGTGGCGTACCTGGTGCTCCGGGACCGCGGCGGCTTCATCCGCGAGCACACCCGGGTCGCGCTGAACTTCCACATCACCGTGGCGATCGCCTACGTCGCGTGCGGCATCCTGACCGTGGTGTTCATCGGAGCCCTGCTGCTCCCGATCGTGGCCGTGCTGACGATCGTCTTCGGCATCCTGGCGGCCGTCGCCGCGAACCAGGGCCAGTTCTACCGCTACCCGCTGTCGATCGAGTTCATCAAGCAGTAG
- the hrcA gene encoding heat-inducible transcriptional repressor HrcA, whose translation MVSERSLEVLKAIVRDYVASREPVGSKTIVERHAFGVSAATIRNDMALLEDEQLIVAPHTSSGRVPTDKGYRLFVDHLAAARPLTSAQRHAIETFLGAPNDLDEVLGRTVRLLSQLTNQVALVQYPSMVRARVQHVELVRLGDARLMVVLITDTARVEQRVVETDVALDEPLLTELRTVLNGAAVGLLLQDVPTALRAVPQQLRPEAQTLGGVVVATLIEQVAANRQDRLLMAGAANLAKSEQDFSGGLFPVLEAIEEQVTLLRLFGEMQVDDIAVAASIGVENAEYGLDATSIVAGGYLAGGGEVARLGVLGPTRMDYGTNMAAVRAVARYLSKLLGEH comes from the coding sequence GTGGTCAGTGAACGCAGCCTCGAGGTCCTGAAGGCGATCGTGCGCGACTACGTGGCGTCCCGCGAACCGGTCGGCTCGAAGACGATCGTCGAGCGACACGCCTTCGGTGTCAGTGCCGCCACGATCCGCAACGACATGGCCCTGCTCGAGGACGAGCAGCTCATCGTCGCCCCGCACACCTCGTCCGGTCGTGTGCCGACCGACAAGGGCTACCGCCTCTTCGTCGACCACCTGGCCGCGGCCCGGCCGCTGACGAGCGCCCAGCGGCACGCCATCGAGACCTTCCTCGGCGCCCCGAACGACCTCGACGAGGTCCTCGGCCGCACCGTGCGCCTGCTCAGCCAGCTCACGAACCAGGTCGCCCTGGTGCAGTACCCGTCGATGGTGCGCGCCCGGGTGCAGCACGTCGAACTCGTGCGACTCGGCGACGCCCGGCTGATGGTGGTGCTCATCACCGACACCGCCCGGGTCGAGCAGCGCGTCGTCGAGACCGACGTCGCGCTCGACGAGCCGCTGCTGACCGAACTCCGCACCGTGCTGAACGGTGCGGCCGTGGGGCTCCTGCTGCAGGACGTGCCCACCGCGCTCCGTGCGGTGCCGCAACAGCTCCGCCCCGAGGCCCAGACGCTCGGCGGGGTCGTCGTGGCGACCCTCATCGAGCAGGTCGCGGCGAACCGACAGGACCGCCTGCTGATGGCCGGCGCCGCGAACCTGGCGAAGAGCGAGCAGGACTTCTCCGGCGGCCTCTTCCCGGTGCTCGAAGCGATCGAGGAACAAGTCACCCTGCTCCGCTTGTTCGGGGAGATGCAGGTGGACGACATCGCGGTGGCGGCCAGCATCGGTGTCGAGAACGCCGAGTACGGACTCGACGCCACGAGCATCGTCGCCGGCGGGTACCTCGCCGGTGGCGGCGAGGTGGCACGCCTGGGCGTCCTCGGACCGACCCGGATGGACTACGGCACGAACATGGCGGCCGTCCGGGCCGTCGCACGGTACCTGTCCAAGCTCCTGGGCGAACACTGA
- a CDS encoding 16S rRNA (uracil(1498)-N(3))-methyltransferase, with product MASLYVVESLDGVAVGGSVTLDGAEGRHAVTVSRVRVGETLRLSDGRGTVVSGAVDSVDRDSLVLSVASLSVDPLPVPSLTLVQALAKGGRDEMAVQASTEIGVDRIVPWSAARSVSRWEGPKVEKGRSRWTSIAHEAAKQAIRSRVPEVGPLVTTAQLVPALGAGAAVLVLDPTATVRLATWEPPADLDEIALVVGPEGGIDGSELDRLEAAGAIRVRLGDSVLRTSTAGPAALAILQAGLGRW from the coding sequence ATGGCATCGCTCTACGTCGTGGAGTCGCTCGACGGGGTCGCCGTCGGTGGCTCCGTGACGCTCGACGGGGCAGAGGGGCGGCACGCCGTGACCGTCTCGCGCGTGCGGGTCGGCGAGACGCTGCGGCTCTCGGACGGACGGGGGACCGTCGTGTCCGGTGCGGTGGACTCCGTCGACCGCGATTCGCTGGTGTTGTCCGTCGCGTCGCTGTCCGTCGATCCGCTGCCGGTCCCGTCGCTGACGCTCGTGCAGGCCCTGGCCAAGGGCGGCCGCGACGAGATGGCGGTGCAGGCGTCGACGGAGATCGGCGTGGACCGGATCGTGCCGTGGTCGGCCGCGCGCAGTGTCTCCCGGTGGGAAGGCCCGAAGGTCGAGAAGGGCCGATCGCGCTGGACGTCCATCGCACACGAGGCCGCGAAGCAGGCGATCCGGTCGCGGGTGCCCGAGGTCGGGCCGCTCGTCACGACGGCGCAGCTCGTGCCCGCGCTCGGTGCCGGTGCCGCGGTGCTCGTGCTCGACCCCACCGCGACCGTGCGGCTCGCGACCTGGGAACCGCCGGCGGACCTCGACGAGATCGCACTCGTGGTGGGGCCGGAGGGCGGTATCGACGGCTCCGAGCTCGACCGGCTCGAGGCCGCGGGAGCGATCAGGGTCCGGCTCGGCGACAGCGTGCTGCGGACCTCGACCGCCGGTCCCGCGGCACTCGCGATCCTGCAGGCCGGACTCGGTCGCTGGTGA
- a CDS encoding hemolysin family protein, translating to MLVVVGLLAVALGLVVLGGLLAASDAALSVVSRADLDEIARGNKRRRALEAIADDVGAHVNALNFFRVLAETAAAVLVTIALVRAFDSWWVALIVSAAIMTAVSFVLVGSSPRSVGRAHAERLLASTGGLVRAVRIVLGPLAGLLVRIGDRVTPGRGRSASTVSSEEQLLSLVDEATESNVLEDEDRELIHSVFEFSDTLVREVMVPRTDMLTVDGSDTLAAGMEQFLAAGVSRMPVTGKDSDDVLGVLYLRDVSRALYERPGSGSERVTRLLRPAEFVPESKAADDTLRHMQVAKNHLVLVVDEYGGVAGLVTMEDLIEELVGDISDEYDRAVVDRVEVEPGIWRISARLPVDELGDLFGIELDDDDVDTAGGLLTKELGHLAISGDTVTVSGVVLTADRVEGKRRHLITVLAERTDALAGVEDAFDDATTTTGTTHA from the coding sequence ATGCTCGTCGTCGTCGGCCTGCTCGCGGTGGCGCTGGGGCTCGTCGTGCTCGGCGGACTCCTCGCCGCGAGCGACGCCGCACTCTCCGTGGTGTCCCGTGCCGACCTCGACGAGATCGCCCGCGGCAACAAGCGGCGTCGCGCGCTCGAGGCGATCGCGGACGACGTCGGTGCGCACGTCAACGCGCTCAACTTCTTCCGGGTCCTCGCCGAGACCGCCGCGGCCGTGCTCGTCACGATCGCCCTGGTGCGGGCGTTCGACAGCTGGTGGGTGGCGCTCATCGTCTCCGCCGCCATCATGACGGCCGTGTCCTTCGTGCTCGTCGGGTCGAGTCCGCGCAGCGTCGGACGGGCGCACGCCGAGCGACTGCTGGCGTCCACCGGCGGGCTGGTCCGTGCCGTCCGGATCGTGCTCGGTCCGCTCGCCGGTCTGCTCGTCCGCATCGGCGACCGCGTGACCCCGGGCCGTGGCCGGAGTGCCTCGACGGTGTCGAGCGAAGAGCAACTGCTGTCCCTCGTCGACGAGGCCACCGAGAGCAACGTGCTCGAGGACGAGGACCGCGAGCTCATCCACTCGGTCTTCGAGTTCAGCGACACCCTCGTGCGCGAGGTGATGGTGCCGCGCACCGACATGCTGACCGTCGACGGCTCGGACACGCTCGCCGCCGGCATGGAGCAGTTCCTGGCTGCCGGGGTGTCCCGCATGCCCGTCACCGGCAAGGACAGCGACGACGTGCTCGGTGTGCTGTACCTGCGCGACGTGTCGCGGGCGCTGTACGAGCGTCCGGGGTCCGGCAGCGAGCGGGTCACGCGCCTGCTGCGTCCGGCCGAGTTCGTGCCGGAGTCGAAGGCCGCCGACGACACCCTGCGGCACATGCAGGTCGCGAAGAACCACCTGGTCCTGGTCGTCGACGAGTACGGCGGCGTCGCCGGTCTCGTCACGATGGAGGACCTCATCGAGGAACTCGTCGGGGACATCTCCGACGAGTACGACCGCGCGGTGGTCGACCGGGTCGAGGTCGAGCCCGGCATCTGGCGGATCTCCGCCCGGCTGCCCGTCGACGAGCTCGGCGACCTGTTCGGGATCGAGCTCGACGACGACGACGTCGACACCGCGGGCGGCCTGCTCACCAAGGAGCTCGGCCACCTGGCGATCTCCGGCGACACCGTCACGGTGTCCGGCGTCGTCCTGACGGCCGACCGGGTCGAGGGCAAGCGCCGCCACCTCATCACCGTGCTCGCCGAGCGCACCGATGCCCTCGCGGGTGTCGAGGACGCCTTCGACGACGCCACCACCACGACGGGAACCACGCACGCATGA
- a CDS encoding histidine triad nucleotide-binding protein — translation MSTSTPSVFSKIIAREIPATVVAEDDRVIAIEDIAPKAPVHVLVIPKTEQYADVAQLAAGDPDLLAHLVATAQRIADERAGGQFRLVFNTGEAAGQTVFHVHAHVLAGELQEGTLAG, via the coding sequence ATGAGCACCAGCACGCCCAGCGTCTTCAGCAAGATCATCGCGCGCGAGATCCCGGCGACCGTCGTCGCCGAGGACGACCGTGTGATCGCGATCGAGGACATCGCCCCGAAGGCACCCGTCCACGTGCTGGTCATCCCCAAGACCGAGCAGTACGCGGACGTCGCCCAGCTCGCGGCCGGTGACCCCGACCTCCTCGCCCACCTGGTCGCCACCGCGCAGCGCATCGCCGACGAGCGCGCCGGCGGCCAGTTCCGTCTCGTCTTCAACACCGGCGAAGCCGCCGGTCAGACCGTGTTCCACGTGCACGCGCACGTACTCGCAGGTGAACTGCAGGAAGGCACCCTTGCCGGCTAA
- a CDS encoding PhoH family protein — MPANEPAQPTTDDDQVVSVALQVDGIAMVQLLGPQDRLLKTVERQYPGVKVVVRGNEVTLTGPEREVARAKALVDELVGLVKRGQDIGPSDIPMSARILDDDRKPSDTFGTPIVSSRGKSVRPKTDGQRAYVDAIDEHTITFGIGPAGTGKTYLAMAKAVQALQRREVTRIILTRPAVEAGERLGFLPGTLTDKIDPYLRPLYDALNEMMDPELVPKLLAAGTVEVAPLAYMRGRTLNDSFVVLDEAQNTTPEQMKMFLTRLGFGSKMVVTGDITQVDLPGNVSGLRLVTRILETVEDIHFARLGSEDVVRHTLVGRIVDAYTVYDEERLAEQAGHRPGGRGTAPVGNPDGANRAERRGRPPQDRQRPPYPQNDARGGNR; from the coding sequence TTGCCGGCTAACGAACCAGCACAGCCCACCACCGACGACGACCAGGTCGTCTCCGTCGCCCTCCAGGTCGACGGCATCGCCATGGTCCAGCTGCTCGGTCCCCAGGACCGGCTCCTGAAGACCGTCGAACGGCAGTACCCGGGCGTCAAGGTCGTCGTCCGCGGCAACGAGGTCACGCTCACCGGACCCGAGCGCGAGGTCGCGCGGGCGAAGGCGCTCGTCGACGAACTCGTCGGCCTGGTCAAGCGCGGGCAGGACATCGGCCCCTCGGACATCCCGATGTCGGCGCGCATCCTCGACGACGACCGCAAGCCGTCCGACACCTTCGGCACGCCGATCGTGTCGAGCCGCGGCAAGTCCGTCCGGCCGAAGACCGACGGGCAGCGCGCGTACGTCGACGCCATCGACGAACACACCATCACGTTCGGGATCGGTCCCGCCGGCACCGGCAAGACCTACCTGGCGATGGCGAAGGCGGTGCAGGCCCTGCAGCGGCGCGAGGTCACCCGGATCATCCTGACCCGTCCAGCGGTCGAGGCCGGCGAGCGGCTCGGGTTCCTGCCGGGCACGCTCACCGACAAGATCGACCCGTACCTGCGGCCGCTCTACGACGCCCTGAACGAGATGATGGACCCCGAGCTGGTCCCGAAGCTGCTCGCTGCGGGCACGGTCGAGGTCGCGCCGCTCGCGTACATGCGCGGCCGGACGCTCAACGACTCGTTCGTCGTCCTCGACGAGGCGCAGAACACGACCCCCGAGCAGATGAAGATGTTCCTGACCCGTCTCGGGTTCGGCTCGAAGATGGTCGTCACGGGGGACATCACCCAGGTCGACCTGCCGGGCAACGTGTCCGGGCTCCGGCTCGTGACGCGCATCCTCGAGACGGTCGAGGACATCCACTTCGCCCGGCTCGGCAGCGAGGACGTCGTGCGGCACACGCTCGTCGGCCGCATCGTCGACGCCTACACCGTCTACGACGAGGAACGCCTCGCCGAGCAGGCCGGTCATCGTCCCGGTGGCCGCGGCACCGCGCCGGTCGGCAACCCCGACGGCGCCAACCGTGCCGAGCGCCGGGGGCGGCCGCCGCAGGACCGTCAGCGACCCCCGTACCCCCAGAACGACGCCCGAGGAGGCAACCGGTGA
- a CDS encoding sensor histidine kinase: MFRPMLRAQVITDVVIAVVLGSLVLITSARGMDTPLAVVTVVGMTAALALRRLSPGLALAVAWVFAVFEMVTGQMPDLSNVFIAAVLYTTSAYGSRRVRLAGLVSAIVGSVTAALYIGVDDYRNRLTIETASTPFQESLQVTVSYFAVVLLLLLLPWLAGLVLRTRRSASMSREAQLLAERDAARADRAVAVEQERVRIARDMHDIVAHSLAVVIAQADGARYALKADPAVADQALGTISTTARRALGDVRELLGALRHEQGTVPTPEIDDIDRLIGEMRQVGLDVRVEREGDPAGLPTTTQLAVYRIVQESLTNAYKHGEPGTPVHASLTYRPDTVEIAVVNRRADDGTRGPGTGHGLVGMRERATMTGGTMTAGVRGPDFEVSVRMPAVPASGQMPRGRVTPIAGPTASPTEQERTAR, from the coding sequence GTGTTCCGTCCCATGCTGCGCGCGCAGGTCATCACCGACGTCGTCATCGCCGTCGTGCTCGGCTCGCTCGTGCTGATCACCTCGGCCCGGGGGATGGACACCCCGCTCGCGGTCGTCACCGTCGTCGGCATGACCGCCGCGCTGGCGCTCCGACGGCTGTCACCGGGACTCGCCCTGGCGGTCGCGTGGGTGTTCGCGGTCTTCGAGATGGTGACGGGCCAGATGCCCGACCTGTCGAACGTGTTCATCGCGGCGGTGCTCTACACCACGAGTGCCTACGGCAGCCGACGGGTCCGGCTGGCGGGACTCGTCTCCGCCATCGTCGGGTCCGTCACCGCGGCGCTCTACATCGGCGTCGACGACTACCGGAACCGCCTGACGATCGAGACCGCCTCGACCCCGTTCCAGGAGTCGCTGCAGGTCACGGTCTCGTACTTCGCCGTCGTCCTGCTCCTCCTGCTGCTGCCGTGGTTGGCGGGCCTCGTCCTGCGCACCCGCCGGTCGGCGAGCATGAGCCGCGAGGCCCAGCTGCTCGCCGAGCGCGACGCCGCCCGCGCCGACCGCGCCGTCGCCGTCGAACAGGAACGTGTGCGGATCGCCCGCGACATGCACGACATCGTCGCGCACTCGCTCGCGGTCGTCATCGCCCAGGCGGACGGCGCCCGCTACGCGCTGAAGGCCGACCCCGCCGTCGCCGACCAGGCGCTCGGCACCATCTCGACGACCGCCCGCCGTGCGCTCGGCGACGTCCGCGAGCTCCTGGGTGCGCTGCGGCACGAGCAGGGGACCGTTCCGACACCCGAGATCGACGACATCGACCGGCTCATCGGCGAGATGCGGCAGGTCGGCCTCGACGTCCGGGTCGAGCGCGAGGGCGACCCTGCCGGTCTCCCCACCACGACGCAGCTCGCGGTGTACCGGATCGTCCAGGAGAGCCTGACGAACGCGTACAAGCACGGTGAACCGGGGACCCCGGTGCACGCATCGCTGACCTACCGACCGGACACCGTCGAGATCGCGGTCGTGAACCGCCGCGCGGACGACGGCACGCGGGGTCCCGGCACCGGACACGGCCTCGTCGGGATGCGCGAGCGTGCGACCATGACCGGCGGCACGATGACCGCAGGGGTTCGCGGACCGGACTTCGAGGTCTCGGTCCGGATGCCCGCGGTCCCCGCCAGCGGACAGATGCCCCGCGGCCGTGTCACCCCGATCGCCGGCCCGACCGCCAGCCCGACCGAGCAGGAGCGCACCGCCCGATGA